A single region of the Bacteroidota bacterium genome encodes:
- a CDS encoding sodium:solute symporter family protein encodes MEAIGLSFIDWVIIIIYFGFVLGIGMYLRKYTRSQEDFFLAGRKNSVWVAGLAFLSANLGALELLGMTGNTFKYGMYVAHFYWIGAIPAMLFLGVYMMPFYYSSKINSVPGYLKLRFDEKTRVLNGIAFAIMTLLVSGINLYAMALVLHTFLGWNWDVSMWASAVTVAAYVSLSGLMSAIFTEIIQFFLIWFGLFLVSILGIIEIGSLKEIMARINAYSAHVSFTTLWSTSADPTQNGMFISWGGIVLGLGFVLSFGYWTTDFLVVQRAFSAKDLRTARLTPILASFFKMALPFIVILTGLIAIALSIDPHSGFKLLQDGGQVNYDSALPLLIARYYPAGLVGLGVTALLAGFMAGQAGNVSAFNTVWTYDIYKSVLNKNASDAHLLWMGRVSTIVGVIISLITAYWAKSFPSIMDYMQAIFSWVNAPLFATMLLGMFIWWITPAGAFWGLVSGMSSSFLMYLAVKFHWFSESYLTLSSVQSDMAANFWRAWWAWVICAAVTVGVSLFTKKRPKEELVGLVKGLTEENFDKHLPFTKRPEFYALISLIVLIVLNVLFW; translated from the coding sequence ATGGAAGCAATCGGACTGTCGTTCATCGATTGGGTGATCATCATCATTTATTTCGGTTTCGTTCTGGGGATCGGAATGTATCTCCGGAAGTATACCCGCAGCCAGGAGGATTTTTTCCTTGCCGGAAGAAAAAATTCCGTCTGGGTCGCCGGGCTTGCATTTCTGTCGGCGAACCTCGGCGCTCTCGAGTTGCTCGGGATGACCGGCAATACCTTCAAGTACGGCATGTATGTCGCGCACTTTTACTGGATCGGCGCCATCCCGGCAATGCTCTTCCTCGGCGTTTACATGATGCCCTTCTATTACAGCAGCAAGATCAATTCCGTCCCCGGCTACCTGAAGCTCCGCTTCGACGAAAAGACCCGCGTGCTCAACGGCATCGCGTTTGCCATCATGACGCTCCTCGTGTCGGGCATCAACCTCTACGCGATGGCGCTTGTCCTTCACACCTTCCTCGGCTGGAATTGGGATGTGAGCATGTGGGCATCGGCCGTCACCGTGGCAGCCTATGTGTCGCTCAGCGGACTGATGTCGGCGATCTTCACCGAGATCATTCAATTCTTCCTGATCTGGTTCGGACTCTTCCTCGTCTCGATCCTCGGCATTATCGAGATCGGAAGCCTAAAAGAGATCATGGCGAGGATCAACGCGTACAGCGCGCACGTCTCTTTCACCACGCTCTGGTCGACGTCGGCCGACCCGACGCAGAATGGAATGTTCATCAGTTGGGGGGGCATCGTTCTGGGATTGGGATTCGTCCTGTCGTTCGGCTATTGGACGACCGACTTCCTGGTGGTGCAGCGCGCTTTTTCTGCAAAGGACCTGCGCACTGCACGCTTGACGCCGATCTTGGCATCGTTCTTTAAGATGGCGCTGCCGTTCATCGTCATCCTCACCGGACTCATCGCCATCGCATTATCGATCGATCCGCACAGCGGCTTCAAATTGCTGCAGGACGGCGGGCAGGTCAATTATGACTCGGCCCTTCCATTGCTGATCGCGCGCTACTATCCGGCAGGGCTCGTTGGACTCGGCGTCACCGCATTGCTCGCCGGTTTCATGGCCGGCCAGGCGGGAAACGTGAGCGCCTTCAATACGGTGTGGACCTACGACATTTACAAATCGGTGCTCAACAAAAATGCCTCCGATGCCCATCTCCTATGGATGGGACGCGTTTCGACCATCGTCGGCGTCATCATTTCTTTGATCACGGCGTACTGGGCGAAAAGCTTTCCGAGTATCATGGATTATATGCAGGCAATTTTTTCGTGGGTCAACGCGCCGCTCTTTGCCACGATGCTCCTCGGCATGTTCATCTGGTGGATCACCCCGGCGGGAGCTTTCTGGGGATTGGTCTCCGGCATGTCGTCCTCCTTTCTCATGTATCTCGCGGTGAAGTTCCACTGGTTCTCGGAAAGCTACCTCACCCTTTCAAGCGTGCAGAGCGACATGGCGGCGAATTTCTGGCGCGCCTGGTGGGCATGGGTCATCTGTGCGGCGGTCACGGTCGGCGTCAGCCTATTCACAAAAAAGAGACCGAAAGAAGAGCTGGTCGGGCTCGTCAAGGGACTGACGGAGGAGAACTTCGATAAACATCTCCCGTTCACAAAACGGCCCGAGTTTTATGCCCTGATTTCGCTTATCGTCCTTATCGTGTTAAACGTCCTATTCTGGTGA
- a CDS encoding AGE family epimerase/isomerase, whose protein sequence is MDQKEELAGEFADALRKGIVDRWYPLVVDKECGGYFTNVAYNWKLPPEQEKMIVTQARHVWTLSKLASFLNDRSFETMGLHGYYSLRIHMWDAEYGGFYQIRNRVGGLSDVNGWRDEKRTYGNAFGIYALAALYRQTGNNEILNFAQEAFRWVEEHAYDPKGEGYFEFLTREGKPFDSSSQYKTIASDRSELGFKDQNSSIHLLEAYTELYHVWKSPQLRMQLERLLVLIRDTMVSKEGSLRLFFHPDWSPVSFRDAAEDVRKANFGLDHVSFGHDYETAFLMLEASHALGLKNDTRTLAVAKRMLDHAIRFGFDESVGGFYDGGYYFKGETECSIVKDSKNWWAQAEGLNALLLFSKIFPQEKKYEDHFLKQWKYVRTYIIDPQNGDWFEGGIDKEPHFKTGPKSHMWKCTYHTGRALMNCINLLTGENSAKKKEVAELAHAWHAVASSQLAAVPA, encoded by the coding sequence ATGGATCAAAAAGAAGAATTGGCAGGAGAGTTCGCTGATGCCCTAAGAAAGGGGATCGTGGACCGGTGGTATCCGCTCGTCGTCGACAAAGAGTGCGGCGGATACTTTACGAACGTCGCTTACAATTGGAAACTTCCTCCGGAACAGGAAAAAATGATCGTAACGCAGGCGAGGCATGTGTGGACGTTGTCGAAACTCGCCTCGTTCCTGAACGACCGGTCGTTCGAAACAATGGGGCTGCACGGCTACTATTCGCTGCGCATTCATATGTGGGACGCCGAGTACGGCGGGTTCTATCAGATCAGAAACCGCGTCGGCGGACTGTCGGACGTGAACGGATGGCGCGACGAGAAGCGGACGTACGGAAATGCATTCGGCATCTATGCGCTTGCGGCGCTGTATCGTCAAACAGGAAACAACGAGATATTGAACTTTGCCCAGGAGGCATTCCGATGGGTGGAGGAGCATGCCTACGACCCGAAAGGGGAGGGGTACTTCGAATTCCTGACCCGCGAGGGAAAACCGTTCGATTCAAGTTCGCAGTACAAAACGATCGCGTCCGACAGAAGCGAGCTCGGGTTCAAAGACCAGAACTCGTCGATCCATCTGCTCGAAGCGTACACGGAGCTGTACCATGTGTGGAAGTCTCCGCAACTGCGGATGCAGCTTGAACGGCTGCTCGTGCTGATACGCGACACGATGGTGTCGAAAGAAGGATCGCTGAGATTGTTCTTTCACCCGGATTGGTCGCCGGTGTCGTTCCGGGATGCGGCGGAGGATGTGCGCAAAGCGAATTTCGGGCTCGACCATGTTTCCTTCGGCCACGATTACGAAACGGCGTTCCTGATGCTCGAGGCGTCACACGCTCTGGGACTGAAGAACGACACGAGAACGCTGGCGGTTGCGAAGCGGATGCTCGACCATGCGATCCGCTTCGGCTTCGACGAGTCGGTCGGCGGGTTTTACGACGGAGGGTACTATTTCAAGGGAGAGACCGAATGCTCGATCGTCAAGGATTCAAAGAATTGGTGGGCGCAGGCGGAAGGGCTGAACGCGCTCCTGCTCTTCTCGAAAATTTTTCCCCAGGAGAAAAAATATGAGGACCACTTTCTGAAGCAGTGGAAATACGTTAGAACCTACATCATCGACCCGCAGAACGGCGATTGGTTCGAAGGGGGGATCGACAAAGAGCCGCATTTCAAGACCGGACCGAAAAGCCATATGTGGAAATGCACCTATCACACCGGGAGGGCGCTGATGAACTGCATCAACCTGCTCACCGGGGAGAATTCGGCGAAGAAGAAGGAGGTTGCCGAACTGGCACACGCCTGGCACGCCGTTGCTTCCTCGCAGCTTGCCGCGGTTCCCGCGTAG
- a CDS encoding cellulase family glycosylhydrolase has product MYGITFELHAASAIAYSQIPGCIVNKFFRPILLVVLCAFAAHAQFKNFITVKKDKLMDGDAELRFISFDVPTLHYIEDYLPFGGTNQWRLPDEFEIRDALTAVKQMGGKVVRMYVFSVKKEGDTVEVFHVEAPGKFNEEAFKTFDKVLSIANELGVRLIVPFVDNWLWWGGPKEYAAFRGKARDAFWTDQQLIGDFEKTIEFVLNRKNTVTGIPYNEDKAILAWETGNEIVAPFSWTKTVAAYIKSIDKNHLVMEGTLAREISEEALNDPDLDILSTHYYHDARAAVNDIVKNREMSKGKKPYLVGEYGLVPTEDIRMITDTVINQGLSGAMIWSLRFRNRDGGFYSHYEYQNYEAYRWPGFSSGDFYDERNVLTLLREKAHQIDGTTAERLPVPAPPHLLDINDVAEISWEGSTGAGSYTVERKEESDTSWTVAAANVDESRYQYRPLFSDGSAEIGKKYSYRVKAKNETGESGYSNVVGPVEAVYKTIVDEMENFDKVFQKDGALKLLTLEDIRRAKEDRSRLAGNNGSYIIYTLEGKAASVLVDYFVADTTKKVEVLASKDLETFADLATRKEVFLYGQNDYGYFDAVTLAGTEFPDGTKYIKIMLEEGVQISRIEIRSR; this is encoded by the coding sequence ATGTATGGCATTACATTTGAACTTCATGCAGCAAGCGCAATTGCCTATTCACAAATTCCCGGTTGCATCGTGAACAAATTCTTTCGGCCCATCCTGCTTGTCGTTCTGTGCGCCTTCGCTGCGCACGCGCAGTTCAAGAATTTTATTACGGTCAAGAAGGACAAATTGATGGATGGCGATGCCGAGCTTCGATTCATTTCATTCGACGTCCCAACCCTCCACTATATCGAGGATTATCTTCCGTTCGGCGGAACCAACCAATGGCGGCTGCCGGATGAATTCGAGATCCGCGATGCGCTCACCGCGGTAAAGCAAATGGGGGGAAAGGTTGTCCGCATGTATGTCTTTTCGGTCAAGAAGGAAGGGGATACGGTCGAAGTCTTCCACGTCGAGGCTCCGGGAAAATTCAACGAGGAAGCATTCAAGACATTCGACAAGGTTCTTTCTATAGCGAACGAGCTCGGCGTCAGGCTCATCGTCCCGTTCGTCGACAACTGGCTGTGGTGGGGAGGGCCGAAAGAGTACGCGGCGTTCCGGGGGAAGGCGCGCGATGCGTTCTGGACCGACCAGCAGCTGATCGGCGACTTTGAGAAGACGATCGAGTTTGTCCTCAACCGCAAAAACACCGTCACCGGCATCCCCTACAACGAGGACAAGGCTATTCTTGCTTGGGAAACCGGCAACGAGATTGTCGCCCCGTTCTCATGGACGAAAACCGTCGCCGCATACATCAAGAGCATCGATAAGAATCACCTGGTCATGGAAGGCACTCTGGCGCGGGAAATTTCAGAAGAGGCGCTCAACGACCCGGACCTCGACATTCTCTCGACTCATTATTATCACGACGCCAGGGCCGCCGTCAATGACATCGTGAAAAACCGGGAAATGTCAAAAGGGAAGAAGCCGTACCTTGTCGGCGAGTACGGACTCGTTCCGACGGAAGACATCCGCATGATCACCGACACCGTCATCAACCAGGGGCTTTCGGGAGCGATGATCTGGAGCCTCCGGTTCAGGAACCGCGACGGGGGATTTTACAGCCATTACGAATACCAGAATTACGAGGCGTACCGGTGGCCGGGATTTTCTTCCGGCGACTTTTACGACGAGCGGAACGTCCTCACTCTTTTGCGCGAAAAGGCGCATCAGATCGACGGCACGACGGCGGAGCGGCTTCCGGTTCCCGCCCCTCCCCACTTGCTCGACATCAACGACGTCGCGGAAATCTCATGGGAGGGGTCGACCGGCGCCGGATCGTATACGGTCGAGCGAAAAGAAGAAAGCGACACGTCATGGACTGTCGCCGCCGCCAACGTCGATGAATCCCGGTACCAATACCGTCCCCTCTTCTCCGACGGGTCGGCAGAGATCGGAAAGAAATATTCATACAGGGTGAAGGCAAAAAATGAAACCGGGGAATCCGGTTACTCCAACGTTGTCGGCCCGGTCGAGGCAGTCTACAAAACGATCGTTGATGAGATGGAGAATTTCGACAAGGTATTCCAAAAAGACGGCGCGTTGAAGCTATTGACGCTGGAAGATATCCGGCGCGCGAAAGAAGACCGGAGCCGGCTGGCCGGAAATAACGGAAGCTATATTATCTATACGCTGGAAGGTAAAGCGGCAAGTGTTCTGGTGGATTATTTTGTCGCAGACACAACAAAGAAGGTCGAAGTACTCGCCTCAAAAGATCTGGAAACGTTCGCGGATCTTGCCACACGCAAAGAAGTATTTCTTTACGGACAGAACGATTACGGATACTTCGATGCCGTGACGCTTGCGGGAACGGAATTTCCGGACGGGACAAAGTACATCAAGATCATGCTGGAAGAGGGGGTTCAGATCAGCCGCATCGAAATCCGCTCACGCTGA
- a CDS encoding cellulase family glycosylhydrolase has protein sequence MDGDHELRFVSYNLPNLHYIEDNQQFTDPNPWRVADEFEIRDALQAIMQAGGKVTRMYVISVRKEKDPPDLIRHVDGPGMFNEEAFKAYDKVLQVANETGIRVIIPLVDNWWWWGGPKEYAAFRGKKSEEFWTDSLLISDFKKTVEHIVNRVNTCTGVPFKEDKAILGWETGNELEPTTYEWTRTIAAYIKSLDKNHLVLEGTHSKSVSDSALADPNIDVVSTHHYVPAYQMIPLILSAREKAKGKKPYFIGEFGSLPIDSIRCVLDTVISSGIAGIMIWDMRQHNRDGGFYYHGFSYRWPGFGYGAHGEEIDVINLMREKAYKINGLPEPPLPPPLLPTPLPIESPYRISWQGSTGATSYIIERRPTGRIFWWQWDVIDSNASDANIGYRPLYSDNSVELGKKYVYRFIAKNTSGVSEPSEPTNAVVASNRMMIDEFENDANFYARSGDLKFLRGGGTIRSKEDPSLVQGHDGDFIIYRLPERIDSLYLDVFYTTATRDSTIEFSAGATAENFSPAAASKEVYEPYSNHYGFYAAGRYILRNIPPEDRFIKIDLANGVALARIEISYGSVQ, from the coding sequence ATGGACGGAGATCATGAACTCCGGTTTGTCTCCTATAATCTCCCCAACCTCCATTACATTGAAGACAACCAGCAATTCACCGACCCAAATCCGTGGCGCGTCGCAGACGAGTTCGAAATACGGGACGCTCTTCAGGCGATCATGCAAGCCGGCGGAAAAGTGACCCGGATGTACGTGATCTCGGTCCGAAAAGAAAAGGACCCTCCGGACCTGATCCGCCATGTTGACGGGCCGGGGATGTTCAACGAAGAGGCGTTTAAGGCGTACGACAAAGTCCTTCAGGTCGCCAACGAAACCGGGATACGCGTGATCATTCCGCTGGTCGACAACTGGTGGTGGTGGGGCGGGCCGAAGGAGTATGCGGCCTTCCGCGGGAAGAAGAGCGAGGAGTTCTGGACCGATTCTCTTCTGATCTCCGACTTCAAAAAAACGGTCGAGCACATCGTCAACCGGGTCAATACCTGCACCGGCGTTCCTTTTAAAGAAGACAAAGCAATACTTGGATGGGAAACGGGGAACGAGCTTGAACCGACCACCTATGAGTGGACCCGCACGATCGCCGCGTACATCAAAAGCCTCGACAAAAATCATCTCGTCCTCGAAGGGACGCACAGCAAGTCCGTGAGCGACTCGGCACTTGCAGACCCGAACATTGATGTGGTCTCGACGCATCATTACGTTCCCGCATACCAGATGATCCCGCTCATCCTCAGCGCGAGAGAAAAAGCCAAAGGGAAAAAGCCGTACTTCATCGGCGAGTTTGGTTCTCTGCCCATCGACAGCATCAGGTGCGTGCTCGATACGGTGATCTCTTCCGGAATTGCCGGCATAATGATCTGGGATATGCGGCAGCACAACCGCGACGGAGGTTTTTACTATCATGGTTTTTCGTACCGCTGGCCTGGTTTCGGCTATGGCGCGCATGGAGAAGAGATCGACGTCATCAATCTGATGAGAGAAAAAGCATACAAGATCAATGGCCTCCCCGAGCCGCCGCTTCCGCCCCCTTTGCTTCCAACGCCCCTTCCAATCGAATCCCCATACAGGATTTCCTGGCAAGGTTCGACGGGGGCAACATCGTATATTATAGAGCGAAGGCCCACCGGACGGATCTTTTGGTGGCAATGGGATGTGATTGATTCAAATGCGAGCGATGCCAATATCGGGTATCGTCCACTTTATTCCGACAATTCGGTCGAACTAGGCAAAAAATACGTCTACCGGTTCATCGCAAAAAATACATCGGGGGTGTCCGAGCCATCCGAGCCGACCAACGCCGTCGTTGCATCGAACCGGATGATGATCGATGAATTCGAGAACGATGCAAACTTCTATGCAAGAAGCGGCGATTTGAAATTTCTTCGCGGCGGGGGGACGATCAGAAGCAAGGAGGATCCGAGTCTCGTTCAAGGTCATGACGGCGATTTTATCATTTACAGGTTGCCTGAACGCATCGATTCTTTGTATCTTGATGTGTTCTATACGACCGCCACGCGTGACAGCACGATCGAATTTTCCGCCGGGGCAACCGCGGAAAATTTCTCGCCGGCCGCAGCGAGCAAAGAAGTCTATGAACCGTATTCCAATCATTATGGATTTTACGCCGCTGGACGTTACATCCTCCGAAATATTCCTCCGGAAGACCGGTTCATAAAGATCGATCTTGCCAACGGCGTCGCGTTGGCGAGGATTGAGATCTCGTACGGCAGCGTTCAGTAG
- a CDS encoding UDP-glucose--hexose-1-phosphate uridylyltransferase translates to MKAKDTESAKHPHRRKNILTGEWILVSPHRTQRPWQGEISATGGEARPAYDPQCYLCPGNKRANGETNPHYKDTYVFTNDFSALLADTPPLQRNIGGLLMATTERGICRVVNFSPRHDLTLAEMDEREIAKVVTVWQDEFRSLGAERHINHVQIFENKGSMMGNSNPHPHGQIWAQESIPREAAKELQQFKRYYAKKKKSLLADYCTLELRLKERIVYDNGTFTVLVPFWAVWPYETMIVPKRKIANILRFSEKEKKDFANALKTITSKYDNMFKISFPYSAGMHQAPTDGKKHDEWHFHMHFYPPLLRSATVKKFMVGYEMLAEPQRDITPEQSAAILRGLPNVHYKTAKANGL, encoded by the coding sequence ATGAAAGCGAAAGACACCGAATCGGCGAAGCATCCTCACCGGCGAAAAAATATTCTCACCGGTGAATGGATCCTCGTATCCCCCCATCGGACACAGCGTCCATGGCAAGGAGAGATCTCCGCGACCGGAGGAGAGGCGCGTCCCGCGTATGACCCGCAATGTTATTTATGTCCCGGCAATAAGCGGGCAAACGGCGAGACGAATCCCCATTACAAGGACACGTACGTTTTCACCAACGATTTTTCGGCGCTCTTAGCCGATACGCCTCCTCTGCAGCGAAACATCGGCGGCCTCTTGATGGCAACAACGGAAAGAGGGATCTGCCGTGTCGTCAATTTTTCTCCCCGGCACGATCTGACGCTTGCCGAGATGGACGAACGGGAAATCGCGAAGGTCGTTACGGTATGGCAGGACGAATTCAGATCGCTCGGCGCCGAGCGGCACATCAACCATGTGCAGATCTTCGAGAACAAGGGCTCGATGATGGGGAACAGCAATCCCCATCCGCACGGGCAGATCTGGGCGCAGGAAAGCATCCCTCGCGAGGCCGCGAAAGAGCTCCAGCAATTCAAGCGGTACTACGCGAAAAAGAAAAAAAGTCTCCTCGCCGATTATTGTACGCTAGAGCTTCGCCTGAAAGAGAGGATCGTCTACGACAACGGAACCTTCACGGTGCTTGTGCCGTTCTGGGCGGTCTGGCCCTACGAAACGATGATCGTGCCGAAACGGAAAATAGCGAACATCCTCCGCTTTTCCGAAAAAGAAAAAAAGGATTTCGCCAACGCATTAAAAACGATCACGAGCAAGTACGACAATATGTTCAAAATCTCGTTCCCCTATTCGGCCGGGATGCATCAGGCGCCCACGGACGGGAAGAAACACGACGAATGGCATTTTCACATGCATTTTTATCCCCCCCTCCTCCGCTCGGCGACCGTGAAAAAATTCATGGTCGGATACGAGATGCTCGCCGAACCGCAACGGGATATCACCCCGGAACAGAGCGCCGCGATACTACGGGGTTTGCCGAACGTTCACTACAAAACAGCAAAAGCGAATGGCCTATGA
- a CDS encoding sodium:solute symporter family protein: MSISPLDIGIIIAYFVVAMTLGIYVSQRAKKSMSSYFLGGNSLPWWILGVSDASGMFDITGTMWLVYVLFVYGFKSVWMPWIWPTFNQIFLMAYLSIWLRKSKVMTGAQWIETRFGRSKGANLSHISVVIFALISVIGFIAYAFKGIGKFAAIFFPWHVSPDMYAVILMSFTAVYAVKGGMFSVVITEFLQFIVLTVASLAIGILAITTVTPAQLHQFIPQGWTTPFFGWTLGLNWTGLIDAVNAKIEADGYSMFGFFFIMVVFQGILKSAAGPAPNYDMQRVLATRSPKEAAKMNWFVNLVLMFPRYTMISGITVLALAFFSPELKSMGQNIDFELILPYIIKSILPVGLVGLLLAGLLAAFMSNYAATINAAPAYVVNDIYKRFINPHASEGRYVTLSYITTIAFVLIGFAFGFMVESINQVTLWIVSALYGGYTASNVLKWYWWRLNGHGYFWGMISGIAASMIIPAAFPSIPAIMSFPYVFAVSLVGCIVGSLATKPEPDEVLLRFYMQIRPWGFWGPIIKKARAYYPSFEPNPNFVRDMTNVLVGVVWQTSIVLVPISLITREMTLLYGVLASFAITSVILKFNWWNKLDDLSKETLPADFDERVLKMKPTNGSQTVPSAAEGSVAFSK, from the coding sequence ATGTCAATCAGCCCCCTCGACATCGGCATCATCATTGCCTATTTTGTCGTTGCAATGACGCTCGGAATTTACGTGTCACAGCGGGCAAAGAAAAGCATGAGCTCATATTTCCTTGGCGGGAATTCTCTCCCCTGGTGGATTCTCGGTGTGTCCGACGCTTCCGGGATGTTTGATATTACCGGAACGATGTGGCTTGTGTACGTCCTCTTCGTGTACGGGTTCAAGAGCGTGTGGATGCCGTGGATCTGGCCGACTTTCAACCAGATCTTCCTGATGGCGTATCTTTCGATCTGGCTCCGCAAATCGAAGGTGATGACCGGCGCCCAGTGGATCGAAACGCGGTTCGGCCGCAGCAAAGGCGCAAATCTTTCGCACATCAGCGTCGTCATCTTTGCGCTCATCAGCGTCATCGGCTTCATCGCATACGCGTTCAAGGGGATCGGAAAGTTTGCAGCAATTTTCTTCCCGTGGCACGTCTCGCCGGATATGTATGCGGTCATCCTCATGTCGTTCACTGCGGTCTATGCGGTGAAAGGGGGAATGTTCAGCGTGGTCATTACGGAATTTCTCCAGTTCATCGTCCTCACGGTCGCATCGCTCGCGATCGGCATCCTTGCGATCACGACAGTAACGCCGGCGCAGTTGCACCAGTTCATCCCTCAAGGCTGGACGACCCCTTTCTTCGGCTGGACGCTCGGCTTGAATTGGACGGGGTTGATCGACGCCGTAAACGCCAAAATCGAAGCGGACGGTTACAGCATGTTCGGCTTCTTCTTTATCATGGTGGTCTTCCAGGGTATTCTGAAGAGCGCTGCCGGTCCGGCGCCGAACTACGATATGCAGCGGGTCCTCGCAACACGTTCGCCGAAGGAAGCGGCGAAGATGAACTGGTTCGTCAACCTCGTCCTCATGTTCCCGCGCTATACGATGATCTCCGGGATCACGGTTCTTGCGCTCGCATTCTTTTCGCCGGAGCTTAAGTCGATGGGGCAAAATATCGACTTCGAGCTGATCCTTCCCTACATTATCAAAAGCATTCTTCCGGTCGGCCTGGTCGGCTTGCTGCTCGCTGGTCTGCTGGCGGCGTTCATGTCCAACTATGCCGCGACCATCAATGCGGCGCCGGCGTATGTCGTCAACGACATCTATAAAAGGTTCATCAACCCGCACGCGAGCGAGGGGCGATACGTCACCCTGAGCTATATTACGACCATCGCCTTCGTGCTGATCGGTTTTGCCTTCGGGTTCATGGTGGAATCCATCAACCAGGTGACGCTCTGGATCGTCAGCGCGCTCTACGGCGGCTACACGGCATCGAACGTGCTCAAATGGTACTGGTGGAGGCTGAACGGACACGGATATTTCTGGGGGATGATCTCGGGTATCGCGGCATCGATGATCATTCCGGCGGCGTTCCCGTCGATCCCGGCGATCATGTCCTTCCCGTACGTTTTCGCGGTCTCGCTTGTCGGGTGCATTGTCGGAAGCCTGGCGACGAAACCGGAACCCGATGAGGTGCTGCTGCGGTTCTACATGCAAATCCGCCCATGGGGATTCTGGGGACCGATCATCAAAAAAGCGCGCGCATACTATCCGTCGTTCGAACCGAACCCGAACTTCGTCCGCGACATGACCAACGTCCTTGTCGGAGTCGTGTGGCAGACCTCGATCGTACTTGTTCCCATCTCACTGATCACGCGCGAGATGACCTTGCTGTACGGCGTCCTCGCCAGTTTCGCGATCACGTCGGTGATCCTGAAATTCAACTGGTGGAATAAGCTGGACGACCTGAGCAAGGAGACGCTCCCCGCCGATTTCGACGAACGAGTGTTAAAGATGAAGCCGACGAACGGAAGCCAGACGGTCCCGTCCGCCGCCGAGGGGTCGGTTGCATTTTCAAAATAG
- a CDS encoding glycosidase — MKRQEFNRKLATLTSDYEKLVKKPNAKAKKSNGIFHRYVNPVVTAEHVPLFWRYDLDYATNPSLMERLGVNGTFNAGAFELGKKILLFVRVEGVDRKSFFAVVESASGIDRFRFWDYPISFPETSDPDTNVYDLRVVKHEDGWIYGLFCTERKDTSAPRTDLSSATAQCGIIRTKDFKKWDRLADLKTKSPQQRNVVLHPEFVHGKYAFYTRPQDGFIETGSGGGIGWGLSDSIENAEIRSEIIVDDRVYHTIKEVKNGLGPAPIKTDKGWLQLAHGVRNTAAGLRYVLYLFLTDLKDPSKVIARPQGYFIAPEGMERVGDVSNVVFSNGWVKRDNGEVFIYYASSDTRMHVATSTVDRLLDYVFHTPEDGYRSAMSVKQRYDLISKNLKILKK; from the coding sequence ATGAAACGACAAGAGTTCAACCGGAAATTAGCGACGCTGACGAGCGACTATGAAAAGCTCGTCAAAAAGCCGAACGCGAAAGCAAAGAAGAGCAACGGCATTTTCCACCGGTACGTCAACCCGGTCGTGACGGCAGAGCACGTACCGTTGTTCTGGCGTTACGATTTGGACTATGCGACGAACCCGTCTTTGATGGAACGGCTGGGCGTGAACGGTACGTTCAATGCCGGTGCGTTCGAACTCGGCAAAAAAATTCTCCTCTTCGTCCGCGTCGAAGGAGTGGACAGGAAATCCTTCTTTGCCGTCGTTGAATCGGCCAGCGGCATCGACCGCTTCCGTTTTTGGGACTATCCGATCTCATTCCCCGAGACGTCGGACCCCGACACGAACGTCTACGACCTGCGCGTCGTGAAGCACGAGGACGGATGGATCTACGGATTGTTCTGCACGGAGCGCAAGGACACAAGCGCGCCGAGGACGGATCTGTCGTCCGCAACAGCGCAATGCGGGATCATCCGTACGAAAGACTTCAAAAAGTGGGACCGGCTCGCCGACCTTAAGACGAAATCGCCGCAGCAAAGGAACGTTGTCCTTCATCCCGAATTTGTCCATGGAAAATACGCCTTCTACACGAGGCCGCAAGACGGGTTCATCGAAACGGGATCGGGAGGAGGCATCGGCTGGGGACTTTCCGATTCGATCGAGAACGCGGAGATCCGCAGCGAGATCATCGTCGACGACCGGGTCTATCATACGATCAAAGAAGTGAAGAACGGCCTGGGCCCCGCGCCGATCAAAACGGACAAAGGGTGGCTCCAGCTCGCACACGGCGTCCGGAACACGGCTGCCGGTCTGCGCTATGTGTTGTACTTATTCCTGACCGACCTTAAAGATCCGTCAAAAGTCATCGCACGTCCGCAGGGATATTTCATCGCGCCGGAAGGAATGGAGCGCGTCGGCGACGTTTCGAATGTCGTCTTCAGCAACGGCTGGGTGAAACGGGACAACGGCGAGGTGTTCATTTACTACGCCTCATCGGACACGCGGATGCATGTCGCAACCTCCACCGTCGATCGATTGCTCGACTATGTTTTCCACACGCCCGAGGACGGCTACCGGAGCGCCATGAGCGTAAAGCAGCGGTACGACTTGATCTCGAAGAACCTGAAGATTCTGAAAAAGTAG